One Novosphingobium sp. G106 DNA segment encodes these proteins:
- a CDS encoding SDR family oxidoreductase, giving the protein MRIDPSISAVVTGGASGLGLASVHALRAAGVKVAIFDLNPEAGERAAADTGAVFCQADVLSDSSLDAAFVRAREANGQERILIACAGGGNAVTTIRRDRETGNISIFPTAEFARVVSLNAVGTFATITRFAAGAATLEPIDGERGAIVCTASVAAQDGQMGQAAYAAGKAAIAGMTLPIARDLGRFGIRINTILPGIFSTPLMNRAPQEMKDRLSAMTAFPNRFGDPEEYASMALELCRNTYMNAQSIRLDAGVRFGIK; this is encoded by the coding sequence ATGCGAATCGATCCTTCCATCTCTGCAGTCGTGACCGGCGGAGCATCCGGTCTTGGCTTGGCCAGCGTCCACGCCCTTCGGGCGGCCGGCGTTAAAGTTGCCATCTTCGACCTCAACCCTGAGGCCGGAGAACGGGCCGCAGCAGACACGGGCGCCGTTTTTTGCCAGGCCGATGTCCTTTCCGACTCCAGCCTTGATGCGGCTTTTGTCCGGGCGCGAGAGGCCAATGGTCAGGAACGAATTCTGATCGCTTGTGCCGGCGGTGGAAACGCGGTGACCACGATCCGCAGGGATCGCGAGACCGGCAACATTAGCATATTCCCGACCGCCGAATTTGCGCGGGTCGTGAGCCTGAACGCAGTCGGCACTTTCGCGACGATCACGCGCTTTGCGGCAGGCGCTGCCACGCTCGAACCCATCGATGGAGAGCGCGGCGCGATCGTCTGCACTGCGTCGGTCGCCGCCCAGGACGGGCAGATGGGACAGGCGGCCTATGCCGCCGGCAAAGCCGCGATCGCCGGCATGACTTTGCCTATCGCGCGCGACCTCGGGCGCTTTGGAATTCGCATCAACACGATCCTGCCGGGCATCTTCAGCACGCCGCTGATGAACCGTGCGCCCCAGGAAATGAAGGACCGCCTGAGCGCGATGACAGCCTTTCCAAATCGCTTCGGTGACCCAGAGGAATATGCCTCGATGGCGCTCGAACTGTGCCGCAACACCTACATGAATGCCCAGTCGATCCGCCTCGATGCCGGCGTTCGCTTCGGCATCAAGTAG
- a CDS encoding nuclear transport factor 2 family protein, producing MTSAKLTVEDRLLALEDRQAIYQLVCGYGYSVDGCNAASVGNCYVEDGVYAVGDMPSWVGRDAIAAITRDAGHLKLVGAGCAHMSSLPFVVIDGDRAVATCHTMVPMHGENGFFIGRLSASRLELARQTDGGWKIVHRQNYMLNGSGEGPALLARLHETAKTS from the coding sequence ATGACATCGGCAAAACTCACGGTTGAAGATCGTCTCCTCGCGCTTGAGGATCGCCAGGCGATCTATCAACTCGTCTGCGGCTACGGATACTCGGTCGATGGCTGCAATGCTGCATCGGTGGGCAATTGCTACGTCGAGGACGGTGTCTATGCCGTCGGCGACATGCCAAGCTGGGTAGGACGAGACGCTATCGCGGCCATTACACGCGATGCAGGTCACCTGAAGCTCGTAGGCGCCGGCTGCGCCCATATGTCGTCGCTTCCTTTCGTGGTCATTGACGGAGACCGTGCGGTGGCGACTTGCCACACGATGGTGCCAATGCACGGCGAGAATGGCTTCTTCATCGGCCGCCTCAGCGCGTCGCGATTGGAACTGGCCCGTCAGACCGACGGCGGGTGGAAGATCGTCCACCGCCAGAACTACATGTTGAATGGCAGCGGCGAAGGTCCAGCACTGCTGGCCCGGCTCCACGAAACGGCGAAGACATCATGA
- a CDS encoding Zn-dependent alcohol dehydrogenase, translating into MKAAVLREIAQRMEIEDISIAKPQGREVLVRLEAVGVCHSDLHILTGDLQHPLPAVLGHEAAGVVEMVGPEVRAVRPGDHVVVCLTFHCGHCEQCHGGNTHRCNTAEAARAADEPPRLYQGKEQFAAFMNMGAFAEQILVHESGCVAIRRDMPFDRACLIGCGVTTGFGAVTRSAAVKSGETVVVIGCGGVGLAAINAAAVVGAGRIIAIDQVASKLDLARTFGATDAIDGTQGSVVEQVMALTQGRGVDHVIEAIGLKQTIEQGFAMLAKGGLETIVGAARFDTMLELPALAFLREKRVQGSMMGGVRPAIDIPSYVDLYMTGRLHLDQMVSRRRPLAEINEAFADMRTGELARSVIMFNA; encoded by the coding sequence ATGAAAGCTGCTGTCCTGCGCGAGATTGCGCAGCGCATGGAGATCGAGGACATCTCGATCGCCAAACCTCAAGGGCGCGAAGTACTGGTGCGCCTCGAGGCCGTGGGTGTTTGCCATTCTGATCTCCACATCCTGACTGGCGACCTTCAGCACCCGCTGCCGGCGGTGCTTGGCCACGAAGCGGCTGGCGTTGTCGAGATGGTGGGCCCGGAAGTGAGGGCAGTGCGTCCCGGCGACCATGTTGTGGTGTGCCTCACGTTTCACTGTGGTCACTGCGAGCAGTGTCATGGCGGTAATACACACCGCTGTAACACCGCCGAGGCTGCCCGCGCCGCGGATGAACCCCCGCGCCTCTACCAGGGCAAGGAGCAATTCGCGGCCTTCATGAACATGGGAGCCTTCGCCGAGCAAATCCTGGTCCATGAAAGTGGCTGCGTTGCCATTCGCCGCGACATGCCCTTCGACCGCGCCTGTCTGATTGGTTGCGGGGTCACCACTGGCTTCGGTGCGGTGACCCGCAGTGCGGCAGTGAAATCCGGAGAAACCGTGGTGGTGATCGGCTGCGGCGGCGTCGGCCTGGCCGCGATAAACGCCGCAGCGGTTGTCGGGGCAGGGCGGATCATCGCCATCGATCAGGTTGCGTCGAAACTGGACCTCGCACGCACTTTCGGTGCGACAGATGCGATCGATGGAACGCAGGGAAGCGTCGTCGAGCAGGTCATGGCCCTGACGCAAGGGCGCGGCGTCGATCATGTGATCGAGGCAATCGGCCTCAAGCAGACCATCGAGCAAGGCTTCGCCATGCTCGCAAAGGGCGGACTCGAGACGATCGTCGGCGCGGCACGCTTCGATACGATGCTCGAATTGCCCGCCCTTGCGTTTCTTCGCGAAAAGCGGGTGCAGGGCTCCATGATGGGCGGGGTGCGACCTGCGATCGATATTCCCAGCTACGTCGATCTCTACATGACGGGCCGGCTTCACCTCGATCAAATGGTATCGCGGCGCCGGCCGCTCGCCGAAATCAATGAGGCCTTTGCCGATATGCGCACGGGTGAGCTTGCCCGCTCCGTAATCATGTTCAACGCCTGA
- a CDS encoding TIGR03619 family F420-dependent LLM class oxidoreductase, with the protein MKFTVHIPVGEIAPGEFQTFAAIQEMAGALEGAGVDACYVTDHPAPSAEWLHANGHDALDPFTAFAFVAAASSKLMLHTNILVMAYRNPFLTAKAAATLQVLSGGRLILGAAAGYQKVEFEALGVDFHKRGAIFDEALDVVRAAWAGGAVVKQGMNFNASGNEPRPALSNPPPIWIGGGSPKAVERAARRGDGWCPFFAAPTMTAANQESGIHSVEQLAENIARLHEMRSSFGKTGPFDVAIGARKRLKFGDRDSAEQYCESVAELAKAGVTWTMVDPPHSSRQAYVENVQWFGEEVIARLRG; encoded by the coding sequence ATGAAATTTACCGTTCACATCCCGGTGGGCGAGATCGCGCCGGGTGAGTTTCAGACTTTCGCAGCCATCCAGGAAATGGCCGGCGCGCTCGAGGGAGCGGGCGTAGATGCCTGCTACGTGACCGATCATCCGGCTCCGTCAGCCGAATGGCTCCATGCCAACGGGCACGACGCTCTCGATCCCTTTACCGCTTTTGCATTCGTTGCTGCGGCATCGTCCAAGCTGATGCTGCACACCAACATCCTGGTCATGGCCTATCGCAATCCGTTCCTTACGGCCAAAGCGGCGGCGACGCTGCAGGTGCTCTCGGGCGGCCGCCTGATCCTCGGTGCTGCTGCCGGCTATCAAAAAGTCGAGTTCGAAGCGCTGGGCGTCGATTTCCATAAGCGCGGAGCGATTTTCGATGAAGCGCTTGACGTCGTTCGCGCTGCTTGGGCTGGCGGGGCCGTTGTGAAGCAGGGCATGAACTTCAACGCCTCCGGCAATGAGCCGCGCCCGGCGCTAAGCAACCCACCGCCGATCTGGATCGGGGGCGGCAGTCCCAAGGCAGTCGAGCGCGCGGCGCGGCGAGGGGACGGCTGGTGCCCGTTCTTCGCAGCGCCGACGATGACTGCCGCCAACCAGGAATCGGGTATCCACTCGGTTGAACAATTGGCCGAGAACATCGCGCGTTTGCATGAAATGCGCTCGAGCTTCGGCAAGACCGGCCCGTTCGACGTGGCGATCGGCGCGCGCAAGCGGCTGAAATTCGGCGACCGGGATAGCGCCGAACAATACTGCGAGTCCGTGGCCGAACTAGCCAAGGCCGGTGTAACCTGGACAATGGTCGATCCGCCTCATTCGAGCCGGCAAGCCTACGTCGAGAACGTCCAGTGGTTTGGCGAGGAAGTCATCGCGAGGCTGCGCGGCTGA
- a CDS encoding TetR/AcrR family transcriptional regulator: protein MVEAAMRTLDQRPGVQLSLRMVAKEAGVAAPSVYMHFPDVGAMFAEIVRECWRQMGAELSKAAVAKRYRTPLARLKAIMSAYVRYAMDRPSRYRLLFALSSEADHDLGGPLRPAYRAVIDSIQVISDGGGKLPAREVAPTALLALSLAHGRIALAHLAPAREGNSAAGVEAFVLETLDLLFQA, encoded by the coding sequence TTGGTCGAGGCGGCGATGCGTACGCTCGATCAGCGGCCGGGCGTGCAGCTGAGTTTGCGGATGGTCGCGAAGGAAGCCGGCGTCGCAGCGCCGTCGGTCTATATGCATTTCCCCGACGTCGGAGCGATGTTTGCCGAGATCGTTCGCGAGTGCTGGCGCCAGATGGGCGCCGAGTTGTCGAAGGCTGCGGTCGCGAAACGTTACCGCACGCCGCTCGCAAGGCTCAAAGCCATCATGAGCGCCTATGTCCGCTATGCCATGGATAGGCCATCTCGCTATCGGCTGCTTTTCGCCCTGTCCTCCGAAGCGGATCATGATCTCGGTGGTCCGCTGCGACCGGCCTACCGGGCCGTCATCGACTCGATCCAGGTGATTTCCGACGGTGGCGGAAAATTGCCCGCTCGCGAGGTAGCACCGACCGCGCTTCTCGCCTTGTCGCTTGCCCATGGCCGTATAGCGCTTGCGCACCTGGCCCCCGCTCGAGAGGGAAATTCGGCGGCTGGGGTCGAGGCCTTCGTACTGGAAACTCTGGACCTCCTCTTCCAGGCTTAA
- a CDS encoding phosphotransferase translates to MDDRTGPAGRRSRRFSQRQLLQQGNPGVMEHRLAHYLTAQMPGVDDVEVYDLARIYGGSSQETFRFRARWTQDGQNIERSLILRRDAAAGLVVAERDLEYTVYKALAGQGIPIPAVYFLELDSQWLERPFFIMDLCPGKPGNPYGAGDPYDGHGEEVGRHFWTIMGRLAAIDHRAVGLDRLRNGNESKGFWSLELDRWEAILDEGEGGDRTHRPRSVTLAAAQPAARASEAGHCPW, encoded by the coding sequence GTGGATGATCGAACCGGCCCAGCTGGGCGCCGCAGCCGGCGATTTTCGCAGCGGCAACTGCTTCAACAAGGGAATCCCGGCGTGATGGAGCATCGCCTCGCACACTACCTGACCGCGCAAATGCCCGGCGTTGATGATGTCGAAGTATACGACCTCGCGAGGATCTACGGAGGAAGCAGCCAGGAGACCTTTCGGTTTCGCGCACGCTGGACTCAGGACGGGCAGAACATCGAACGTTCCCTGATCCTGCGCCGAGATGCCGCCGCCGGTCTGGTGGTGGCCGAACGCGATCTCGAATATACGGTATACAAGGCGCTCGCGGGTCAGGGGATTCCCATCCCGGCGGTCTATTTCCTGGAACTGGACTCCCAATGGCTGGAGCGTCCCTTCTTCATAATGGACCTTTGCCCAGGCAAACCTGGAAATCCCTACGGTGCCGGCGATCCCTATGATGGTCACGGCGAAGAGGTCGGCCGGCATTTCTGGACGATCATGGGCCGGCTGGCCGCAATCGACCATCGTGCCGTCGGCCTTGACCGCTTGCGCAACGGGAATGAAAGCAAAGGTTTTTGGTCGCTCGAGCTCGATCGCTGGGAGGCAATCCTCGATGAGGGCGAGGGGGGTGATCGAACCCATCGTCCGCGGAGCGTTACGCTGGCTGCGGCGCAACCCGCCGCCCGAGCCAGCGAAGCCGGCCATTGTCCATGGTGA
- a CDS encoding SDR family NAD(P)-dependent oxidoreductase, with translation MSGAGRLAGKVAIITGASTGCGPVMAKLFVEQGAKVLLAARREELVQDAAKEIGKDAIAIRADVTSEADVAAMVDRAMDAFGQVDIMLNNAAAPGQDKWVWEQTVENFNATLAIDLTASMLCAREVLNRSMLERKTGSIINFSSTAGWTGMVRKTHYTAAKAALRAMTKTIALEVGPKGIRCNCLVPGSIETELWVNYGHRMAKEQGITYEEWKEKALATVPLRAISQPIDIANLALFLASDESRTITGQSINCDAGGYMVG, from the coding sequence ATGAGCGGTGCCGGACGACTTGCGGGCAAGGTTGCCATCATCACAGGCGCCAGCACGGGATGCGGCCCGGTGATGGCCAAGCTCTTCGTCGAGCAAGGAGCGAAAGTACTCTTGGCTGCGCGGCGCGAGGAACTCGTGCAGGATGCGGCCAAGGAGATCGGCAAGGACGCCATCGCTATCCGAGCGGACGTGACGAGCGAAGCGGACGTGGCGGCCATGGTCGATCGTGCAATGGACGCCTTCGGGCAGGTCGATATCATGCTGAACAACGCAGCCGCTCCCGGGCAGGACAAATGGGTCTGGGAGCAGACCGTCGAGAACTTCAACGCGACCCTCGCTATCGACCTGACCGCGTCTATGCTCTGTGCTCGCGAGGTACTTAACCGATCGATGCTCGAGCGTAAGACCGGCTCGATCATCAATTTCTCGTCGACGGCCGGCTGGACCGGAATGGTGCGCAAGACGCACTACACCGCAGCGAAGGCTGCCTTGCGGGCGATGACCAAGACCATCGCGCTCGAAGTCGGGCCGAAGGGCATTCGTTGCAACTGCCTCGTGCCCGGAAGCATCGAGACGGAGCTTTGGGTGAACTACGGCCACCGCATGGCCAAGGAACAGGGAATTACCTACGAGGAGTGGAAGGAGAAGGCACTCGCGACCGTGCCCCTCCGCGCGATTTCTCAGCCCATCGACATTGCCAACCTGGCCCTGTTCCTCGCAAGCGACGAGAGCCGCACCATTACCGGGCAGTCAATCAATTGCGACGCCGGCGGATACATGGTCGGTTGA
- a CDS encoding nuclear transport factor 2 family protein, which produces MADMTDIEQLVAREEIKLLKSRRDRACDTKDWDLYFSLHAPDHVSHNDGFPRWNSAQEMIDNVKALLDKGRITVHHSHTPDITFESPTKAKGIWGMEDLIFDSETEELLIHGFGFYHETYEKRDGKWLFTSRQLKRTHVRQKPEQKQ; this is translated from the coding sequence ATGGCAGACATGACCGATATCGAGCAACTTGTAGCTCGTGAAGAGATCAAGTTACTGAAGTCACGCCGCGATCGCGCCTGTGACACAAAGGACTGGGATCTCTATTTTTCGCTCCATGCACCCGATCATGTCTCGCACAACGACGGCTTTCCTCGTTGGAACAGTGCCCAGGAGATGATCGATAACGTGAAGGCGCTGCTCGACAAGGGCAGGATCACCGTTCATCATTCTCATACCCCCGACATCACCTTTGAATCGCCGACGAAGGCGAAAGGCATCTGGGGAATGGAAGACCTGATCTTCGATTCCGAGACCGAGGAACTCCTGATCCACGGCTTCGGCTTCTACCACGAGACCTACGAGAAGCGCGACGGCAAGTGGCTATTCACCAGCCGGCAACTGAAGCGCACGCACGTTCGGCAAAAGCCAGAGCAGAAGCAGTAG
- a CDS encoding cytochrome P450 — MMMRLTQQTLSSQDPEFQKEGGNARSAMMEMYAYFQNIIADRRSQPNGDLSSVIANARVNGEHLSDRDVFGYFNIIATAGHDTTSYSLTGGLLGLLENPEQMAKLRADPALLPLAVEEILRWTTPVKHFCRTAVEDSEIAGKQVKAGDHLLLSYPSASFDETVYEDPFKFRVDRRPNRHLAFGTGPHVCLGQYLARFELISFFRELLARIEHIELAGTPRIVEGSFVGGVKYLPVRYRMR, encoded by the coding sequence ATGATGATGCGGCTCACGCAACAGACTCTCTCGAGCCAGGATCCGGAATTTCAGAAGGAAGGCGGCAACGCGCGGTCAGCGATGATGGAAATGTACGCCTATTTCCAGAATATTATCGCCGATCGGCGCAGCCAACCCAACGGCGACCTTTCCAGCGTCATTGCCAATGCGCGCGTCAATGGCGAGCATCTCTCCGACCGGGACGTCTTCGGTTATTTCAACATTATCGCTACCGCGGGGCACGACACGACGAGCTACAGCCTGACGGGCGGGCTGCTCGGCCTCCTCGAGAATCCCGAGCAGATGGCAAAGCTGCGCGCCGATCCGGCGCTTCTCCCCCTGGCCGTCGAGGAGATCTTGCGGTGGACGACACCGGTCAAGCACTTTTGCCGGACCGCCGTCGAAGACAGCGAGATCGCCGGAAAACAGGTGAAAGCCGGAGATCACCTGCTCCTTAGCTATCCCTCCGCAAGCTTCGACGAGACGGTCTACGAGGATCCTTTCAAATTCCGTGTCGATCGGCGTCCAAATCGCCACCTCGCGTTCGGCACCGGCCCGCATGTCTGCCTGGGCCAGTATCTCGCCCGCTTTGAGCTTATCTCGTTCTTCCGCGAACTGCTTGCCCGAATTGAGCATATTGAACTCGCGGGCACACCGCGCATCGTCGAAGGCAGCTTCGTGGGCGGGGTAAAATATCTGCCGGTCCGCTACCGGATGCGATGA
- a CDS encoding FAD-dependent oxidoreductase translates to MSNFDETFDFVVVGSGGGSMCAALALRAAGKSVVVLEKTPLLGGTTARSGGVMWIPNNRFMKRDGVKDSFEQAKTYLDAVVGDHNDTPGATAERRETYLAQAPEMVDFLVDQGIKLNRVSYWPDYYDDRPGGSEQGRTVVADLFNINELGEWKAKLRPNFLSMMSTLEEMLKLRFIKQSWESKRIAVRMVLRTIGAKLTGKHYVTAGAALQGRMLQASIKAGVDLRTDAPVHELILENGATRGVLTLKDGRTHRIGARLGVLVNAGGFARNQSMRDQYQPGTQSNWSLTAEGDTGEMILEMMRHGAAIAQMEEMVGNQIAIPPGMENEAIKPVVQGVTAAPHCILVDQSGARYMNEAGSYMAYCKGMLERHRIVPAVPSWAIMDEQFMRSYMLAGTMPGSKKPATWFEEGFLRKADTIEDLAATIGVDPTALRETVDRFNGFVAKNSDDDFQRGNRAYDRWLGDSYHGENSSLGSISQGPFYAMEVLPGDVGTYGGVVTDNHARVLREDGSVIPGLYATGISTASVMGRVYPGAGASVGPSFVWGYVAAKHAASIGA, encoded by the coding sequence ATGAGCAACTTCGACGAGACCTTCGACTTTGTCGTGGTTGGCAGCGGTGGCGGTTCGATGTGTGCGGCGCTCGCGCTGCGCGCGGCAGGCAAGTCGGTCGTCGTTCTTGAGAAAACGCCTCTCCTGGGCGGCACGACCGCGCGCTCGGGCGGCGTGATGTGGATCCCCAACAACCGCTTTATGAAGCGCGACGGAGTGAAGGACAGCTTCGAGCAAGCCAAGACCTACCTCGATGCGGTCGTCGGCGATCACAATGACACCCCCGGCGCGACAGCGGAGCGCCGGGAGACGTACCTGGCCCAAGCTCCAGAAATGGTCGACTTCCTCGTCGATCAGGGGATCAAGCTCAACCGCGTGTCCTATTGGCCGGACTATTACGATGACCGGCCCGGCGGATCGGAACAGGGGCGCACGGTTGTTGCCGATCTGTTCAACATCAATGAACTCGGTGAATGGAAGGCCAAGCTTCGGCCCAATTTTTTGTCGATGATGAGCACTCTCGAAGAGATGCTCAAACTGCGCTTCATCAAGCAATCTTGGGAATCGAAGCGTATCGCAGTGCGCATGGTTCTTCGAACCATCGGCGCAAAGCTTACCGGTAAACACTATGTCACGGCCGGAGCCGCGCTGCAGGGCCGAATGCTGCAGGCCTCGATCAAGGCAGGCGTCGACCTGCGCACAGATGCTCCGGTCCACGAGCTGATCCTCGAAAACGGTGCGACACGAGGCGTGTTGACGCTGAAAGACGGCAGAACCCATCGGATCGGCGCGCGTCTTGGCGTCCTCGTCAACGCTGGCGGCTTCGCGCGCAACCAGTCGATGCGCGACCAGTATCAGCCCGGCACCCAGTCGAACTGGAGCCTTACGGCCGAAGGCGATACCGGTGAGATGATCCTCGAAATGATGCGGCACGGTGCCGCGATTGCCCAGATGGAGGAGATGGTGGGGAACCAGATCGCCATTCCGCCGGGCATGGAAAACGAGGCGATAAAGCCAGTCGTTCAAGGCGTGACAGCGGCGCCCCACTGCATTCTCGTCGATCAGTCGGGCGCTCGCTACATGAATGAAGCAGGCTCCTACATGGCCTACTGCAAGGGCATGCTGGAGCGCCACCGGATCGTCCCTGCCGTCCCGAGCTGGGCGATCATGGATGAGCAATTCATGCGCAGCTACATGCTGGCGGGCACGATGCCGGGATCGAAAAAGCCTGCGACCTGGTTCGAGGAGGGTTTCTTGAGAAAGGCCGACACGATCGAGGATCTCGCTGCGACGATTGGGGTGGATCCAACAGCACTGCGCGAAACGGTCGATCGGTTCAACGGGTTCGTCGCCAAGAACAGCGATGACGACTTTCAAAGAGGCAACCGCGCCTACGACCGGTGGCTTGGCGACAGCTACCACGGGGAAAACTCTTCACTGGGATCGATCAGCCAAGGGCCTTTCTATGCCATGGAAGTCCTGCCGGGCGATGTCGGCACTTACGGCGGTGTGGTCACGGACAACCATGCTCGCGTGCTGCGCGAGGATGGCTCCGTGATCCCAGGGCTATATGCCACAGGAATTTCTACGGCGTCCGTCATGGGGCGGGTTTATCCCGGGGCCGGCGCCAGCGTGGGTCCGTCCTTTGTCTGGGGCTATGTTGCCGCCAAGCATGCCGCGAGCATCGGCGCTTGA
- a CDS encoding nuclear transport factor 2 family protein gives MAVISDIEKLMALEEIGLLKARRDFAADTKDWALYESLHAVDHVSENGDYGRWTTAAEMIANVRKSMENLTTMHHSHTPEIEFESATRARGIWAMTGLSIWRQGEEDHWFRAFGHYFETYEKRDGRWVFTSRLLKYYHTMRSPGADFPPKLDN, from the coding sequence ATGGCGGTCATTTCCGATATCGAGAAGCTAATGGCTCTCGAAGAAATTGGCCTGCTCAAGGCGCGGCGCGACTTTGCCGCCGACACCAAGGACTGGGCACTCTACGAATCGCTGCACGCCGTGGACCACGTCTCTGAAAACGGTGATTACGGCCGCTGGACGACGGCCGCCGAGATGATCGCGAACGTGCGGAAGAGCATGGAAAACCTCACCACCATGCATCACTCCCACACGCCAGAGATCGAATTCGAATCTGCGACGAGGGCACGCGGGATCTGGGCCATGACGGGCCTCTCGATCTGGCGGCAGGGCGAGGAGGACCACTGGTTCCGCGCCTTTGGCCACTACTTCGAAACCTACGAGAAGCGGGACGGGCGCTGGGTCTTCACCAGCCGACTGCTGAAATATTACCACACGATGCGGTCGCCGGGGGCAGATTTCCCGCCGAAGCTGGATAATTGA
- a CDS encoding phosphotransferase: protein MIEPIVRGALRWLRRNPPPEPAKPAIVHGDYRSGNFLFTQDGRISAILDWEMCHIGDPMEDIAWAIDPFWPITRHYPLEQGLGLWEQASGCSLDRSVLGWWRLFSAVKACAIWTTAEASVASGASYEMTVALSGIRAGHFHRKQMLALLRELGAIA, encoded by the coding sequence GTGATCGAACCCATCGTCCGCGGAGCGTTACGCTGGCTGCGGCGCAACCCGCCGCCCGAGCCAGCGAAGCCGGCCATTGTCCATGGTGATTACCGGTCGGGCAATTTCCTGTTTACGCAGGATGGGCGAATTAGCGCGATACTCGACTGGGAGATGTGCCACATCGGGGATCCCATGGAGGACATAGCCTGGGCTATCGATCCGTTTTGGCCGATTACGCGCCATTATCCGTTGGAGCAGGGACTGGGCCTTTGGGAACAGGCCAGTGGCTGTTCGCTGGACCGCTCGGTGCTTGGGTGGTGGCGGCTGTTTTCGGCCGTAAAGGCCTGCGCCATCTGGACGACGGCCGAGGCGAGCGTTGCCTCAGGCGCGAGCTACGAGATGACCGTTGCCCTGTCGGGTATCAGGGCTGGCCATTTTCACCGTAAGCAAATGCTGGCGCTCTTGCGCGAGCTGGGAGCAATCGCATGA